Proteins from a genomic interval of Luteitalea sp.:
- the sufS gene encoding SufS family cysteine desulfurase, with product MNAVDATVRIPFDAARLRAEFPILQQQIHGHPLAYLDNANTTQKPRAVLDALNRYYLEANANIHRANHLLGERATRAYEGARETVRRFINARAVTEVVFTRGCTEAINLVAQSFARPRLHEGDEILLTHLEHHSNIVPWQIVCEATGARLQVAPISDRGELEFGELVALMREQTRLVAVTHVSNALGTILPVSDIIREAHARGIPVLIDGAQGAPHLPVDVQALDCDFYAFSAHKLYGPTGVGALYGKQALLDAMPPYQGGGSMIASVTFEKTTYNTVPYRFEAGTPNIAGVVGFGAAVEFLAACDLDAVRAHEHDLLVRATEQLLEIPDVRIIGTASERCGVISFVYDDVHPHDVGTVLDQEGVAVRAGQHCAQPIMDRYGVPATVRASFALYNTPEDVDALARAVWRVRELFGGNV from the coding sequence ATGAACGCAGTTGACGCAACCGTCCGCATCCCGTTCGATGCCGCCCGCTTGCGGGCGGAATTTCCCATTCTGCAGCAGCAGATCCACGGGCACCCCCTCGCGTATCTCGACAACGCCAACACCACACAAAAGCCGCGTGCCGTTCTCGATGCGCTGAACCGCTACTACCTGGAGGCAAACGCCAATATCCACCGCGCTAACCATCTCTTGGGCGAGCGAGCTACGCGCGCGTACGAGGGCGCACGCGAGACGGTGCGCCGGTTCATCAATGCCCGCGCAGTCACGGAGGTGGTCTTCACACGAGGGTGCACCGAGGCGATTAACCTCGTTGCGCAGAGCTTTGCCCGCCCACGACTGCACGAGGGCGACGAAATCCTCCTCACGCACCTGGAGCATCACTCCAACATCGTCCCCTGGCAGATCGTGTGCGAGGCGACCGGCGCCCGGCTGCAGGTTGCGCCTATCTCGGATCGCGGCGAGCTGGAGTTTGGTGAGCTCGTCGCGCTCATGCGAGAGCAGACGCGTCTGGTTGCGGTCACCCATGTGTCCAACGCGCTGGGTACGATCTTGCCGGTGAGCGACATCATCCGAGAGGCGCACGCGCGCGGCATTCCAGTGTTGATCGATGGCGCGCAGGGCGCACCGCATCTGCCGGTAGATGTCCAGGCGCTCGACTGCGACTTCTATGCCTTCTCGGCGCACAAGCTCTACGGGCCCACCGGCGTGGGCGCGCTCTACGGCAAGCAGGCGCTGCTCGATGCAATGCCACCCTATCAGGGTGGCGGCTCGATGATTGCCTCGGTCACCTTCGAGAAGACGACCTACAACACCGTGCCGTATCGCTTCGAGGCGGGCACGCCCAACATCGCCGGCGTGGTCGGCTTCGGCGCCGCGGTGGAGTTCTTGGCGGCCTGCGACCTCGACGCGGTGCGCGCGCATGAGCACGACCTTCTCGTTCGCGCGACCGAGCAGCTCCTCGAGATTCCAGACGTTCGGATCATTGGTACGGCCAGCGAACGCTGCGGCGTGATCTCGTTCGTCTACGATGATGTCCATCCACACGACGTGGGGACGGTCCTGGACCAAGAAGGGGTCGCCGTGCGCGCGGGGCAGCATTGCGCGCAGCCGATCATGGATCGCTACGGCGTGCCCGCCACGGTGCGAGCGTCGTTCGCGCTGTACAACACACCGGAGGACGTCGACGCGCTCGCGCGCGCCGTGTGGCGCGTCAGGGAACTGTTTGGTGGCAATGTCTGA
- a CDS encoding SUF system NifU family Fe-S cluster assembly protein: MSDLRDLYQEVILDHNKRPRNFGILEPADRSAIGHNPLCGDKLTVYVRLDGNRVTDVRFEGQGCAISKASASMMTEIVKGLSHDDIGALFERFHHLVTASGSADEDERLGKLGVFAGVREYPTRVKCATLCWHTLRAALENEAQEPVTTE; encoded by the coding sequence ATGTCTGACCTGCGAGATCTCTACCAGGAAGTCATCCTCGATCACAACAAGCGGCCACGGAACTTCGGAATCCTCGAGCCGGCCGACCGGAGCGCAATTGGCCACAACCCGTTGTGCGGCGACAAGCTGACCGTGTACGTGCGCCTCGACGGCAACCGCGTGACTGATGTTCGCTTCGAGGGACAGGGCTGCGCGATCTCGAAAGCGTCAGCCTCGATGATGACCGAAATCGTCAAGGGCTTGTCGCACGACGACATTGGCGCCTTGTTCGAGAGATTCCATCATCTGGTCACGGCTTCTGGGTCGGCCGACGAGGATGAGCGGCTGGGCAAGCTTGGCGTGTTCGCGGGAGTTCGTGAGTACCCCACGCGTGTCAAGTGCGCCACCCTCTGCTGGCACACATTGCGTGCCGCGCTCGAGAACGAGGCACAGGAGCCCGTCACGACAGAATGA
- a CDS encoding SUF system Fe-S cluster assembly protein, whose product MFSLFRKRDDEPTKEPEVAATAPADATAPDESPEVSHPPETAVTSSPESPAEAASTAPGAPGFDYDALFSPPASETAPKAEVGATDEARTAELTPPIIEALRTVYDPEIPVNIYDLGLIYDISVDANARAKVSMTLTSPACPSAQQLPVEVEWKVRDVPGVDQAVVTVVWDPPWSKERMSEEARLALGMF is encoded by the coding sequence ATGTTTTCCCTCTTTCGCAAGCGTGACGACGAGCCGACGAAGGAGCCCGAGGTGGCCGCGACAGCACCGGCAGACGCGACGGCGCCTGACGAGTCACCAGAAGTCTCCCACCCGCCAGAGACTGCCGTGACCAGCTCGCCGGAATCACCCGCAGAAGCAGCCTCGACCGCACCAGGCGCTCCTGGCTTCGACTACGATGCGCTCTTCTCGCCTCCCGCCAGCGAGACCGCACCAAAGGCGGAGGTCGGCGCCACGGACGAGGCTCGAACGGCCGAGCTCACGCCGCCAATCATCGAGGCGCTTCGCACGGTCTACGACCCGGAGATCCCGGTCAACATCTACGATCTCGGGTTGATCTACGACATCAGTGTCGACGCCAACGCGCGGGCGAAGGTTTCGATGACGCTGACGAGCCCCGCCTGTCCCTCGGCACAACAGCTCCCCGTCGAAGTCGAGTGGAAGGTCAGGGACGTCCCAGGCGTCGACCAAGCCGTTGTCACCGTCGTCTGGGATCCGCCGTGGTCCAAGGAGCGCATGTCCGAAGAAGCGCGCCTCGCCCTGGGAATGTTCTGA